In a single window of the Cucumis melo cultivar AY chromosome 11, USDA_Cmelo_AY_1.0, whole genome shotgun sequence genome:
- the LOC103498783 gene encoding cytochrome P450 78A9-like: protein MTLNSQIESLWIFALASKCSSLTKHNFLFSSLLLLLISFLLSIFYWAHPGGPAWGRRRSRRSTAVIPGPRGFPVIGSMNLMTGLAHQKIASVAKSLQATRLMAFSLANTRVIVTCHPDIAKDILNSSVFADRPIKESAYSLMFNRAIGFAPYGVYWRTLRRIASHHLFSPKQIKSSESQRRQIASQLVKILSSTATSSPHHRIRQTLKTASLNNMMGSVFGRFYNLSDSNPEVLLLQSLVDEGYDLLGLLNWSDHLPFLRDFDPQNIRFRCSRLVPKVNNFVTRIIDEHRQNSNRETTDFVDVLLSLQQNENLSDSDIISVLWEMIFRGTDTVAVLIEWILGRMVVHKDVQEKVQEELDNVVGKSRAVMESDIPSLVYLTAVVKEVLRLHPPGPLLSWARIAITDTTIDGYHVPRGTTAMVNMWSIARDPQIWSDPLQFKPERFLSGAGAGGGDVEFSIMGSDLRLAPFGSGRRTCPGKALAWTTVSFWVATLLHEFKWLPSPNQNEAVNFDEVLKLSCEMANPLTVKLSPRRT, encoded by the exons atgacATTGAATAGCCAAATTGAAAGCCTATGGATTTTCGCTTTGGCTTCAAAATGCTCCTCTCTCACCAAACAcaatttccttttctcttcaCTCCTTCTCCTCCTTATTTCCTTTCTCCTCTCCATTTTCTATTGGGCTCATCCCGGCGGCCCAGCTTGGGGCCGCCGCCGAAGCCGCCGCTCCACCGCGGTCATCCCTGGCCCAAGAGGCTTCCCCGTCATCGGTAGTATGAACTTGATGACGGGTCTGGCCCACCAGAAAATCGCCTCCGTAGCCAAATCCTTACAAGCTACTCGTCTCATGGCTTTTTCCCTCGCCAACACTCGAGTGATTGTCACGTGCCATCCCGACATAGCCAAAGACATCCTCAATAGCTCCGTCTTTGCCGACCGTCCGATCAAAGAATCGGCCTACTCCTTGATGTTCAATCGTGCCATTGGATTCGCTCCTTACGGCGTTTATTGGCGAACCCTCCGTCGGATTGCTTCCCACCATCTCTTCTCTCCTAAACAAATCAAATCCTCCGAATCACAACGCCGTCAAATCGCTTCCCAATTGGTCAAAATTCTCTCGTCAACTGCCACGTCATCCCCCCATCATCGCATTCGTCAAACTCTTAAAACCGCTTCTTTGAATAACATGATGGGTTCGGTTTTTGGCCGGTTTTATAATCTCTCTGACTCTAATCCTGAAGTTCTGCTACTTCAGAGCCTTGTGGACGAAGGGTATGATTTATTAGGCCTTCTTAATTGGTCCGACCATCTCCCTTTTCTGCGTGATTTCGACCCACAAAATATCCGGTTTAGGTGCTCCCGTTTGGTTCCCAAAGTGAACAACTTCGTCACCCGGATCATCGACGAGCATCGTCAAAATTCAAACCGAGAAACTACGGATTTCGTCGAtgttcttctctctcttcaacaAAACGAAAATCTCTCTGACTCCGATATCATCTCCGTTCTTTGg GAAATGATATTTAGAGGAACGGACACAGTGGCGGTTCTAATCGAGTGGATTCTAGGGAGGATGGTTGTTCATAAAGATGTGCAAGAGAAAGTACAAGAGGAATTAGATAACGTGGTTGGAAAATCGCGTGCCGTTATGGAATCCGACATTCCGTCGTTGGTTTACTTAACGGCCGTAGTTAAGGAAGTTCTGAGGTTGCATCCACCAGGCCCACTTCTCTCTTGGGCTCGTATTGCTATTACCGATACAACCATTGATGGGTATCACGTGCCACGTGGGACAACTGCTATGGTTAACATGTGGTCGATAGCCCGGGACCCACAGATCTGGTCGGACCCACTTCAATTTAAGCCGGAGAGGTTTCTGTCTGGTGCTGGTGCTGGTGGTGGTGACGTCGAGTTCTCGATCATGGGTTCCGATCTCCGACTAGCTCCGTTCGGGTCGGGTCGTAGAACTTGCCCTGGAAAGGCACTTGCTTGGACAACTGTCTCTTTCTGGGTGGCTACACTTTTACATGAATTTAAATGGTTGCCTTCTCCAAACCAAAACGAGGCTGTCAACTTTGATGAAGTTCTCAAGTTGTCTTGTGAGATGGCAAATCCACTCACGGTTAAACTATCCCCAAGAcgtacttaa